The following coding sequences are from one Tissierella sp. window:
- a CDS encoding DUF3147 family protein gives MQFLIKTIVSALIIASISTVSKKLPTFGAIIASLPLTSILAMIWLYEDTKDVNKVIELSTAIFWIVIPSLIFFIAVPILLKKNIGFYPSLLFSSIIMIVSYYLYIMVLRLFKVNI, from the coding sequence ATGCAATTTCTTATAAAAACTATAGTATCAGCATTAATAATAGCAAGCATTTCAACTGTGAGCAAGAAGCTGCCAACTTTTGGAGCAATTATAGCATCTTTGCCCCTCACCTCAATTTTAGCCATGATATGGCTATATGAAGACACTAAAGATGTGAATAAAGTTATTGAATTATCAACTGCAATATTTTGGATAGTTATACCTTCTCTGATTTTCTTTATTGCAGTACCTATACTTTTGAAAAAGAATATAGGCTTTTATCCATCATTGCTATTTTCATCCATAATAATGATAGTTAGTTATTATCTTTATATTATGGTTTTAAGATTATTTAAGGTTAATATATAA
- a CDS encoding cation:proton antiporter, giving the protein MATSLGIIIVLGLLSSAIFSKIKLPGLLGMIILGVIVGPYGFNWLSEDIIRVSADFRKIALIIILLRAGFGISKEDLRKVGAPAIKLSCIPGLFEGFAIAYASIKIFGFSFVQGGILGFIIAAVSPAVIVPSMLNFMERGLGEKKGIPTLILAGASIDDVFAITIFSTFLGIYSGSEINIGIRLLSIPVSIVLGILIGVVIGIFLVKLFKKYSIRDTKKVLYIIGSGILLTTFENIIKSKIEIAGLLGVMAIGFIILETIPHVGKRIAVKLNKIWVFAEILLFVLVGAQVNVGLALDSGSKGILLIAIGLIARSIGVALSLLKTNLNMKERLFCIIAYIPKATVQAAIGAIPLSLGVESGDLILSIAVLSIVITAPIGAIGINLSGEKLLS; this is encoded by the coding sequence ATGGCAACGAGTTTAGGTATTATAATAGTTTTGGGATTATTATCAAGTGCTATTTTTTCAAAAATAAAATTACCTGGTTTATTAGGAATGATTATTTTAGGAGTTATTGTAGGGCCCTATGGCTTTAACTGGCTTAGTGAGGATATCATTAGAGTTTCTGCTGATTTTAGAAAGATTGCACTGATTATAATATTACTTAGAGCTGGCTTTGGAATTAGCAAGGAAGACTTAAGGAAAGTTGGTGCTCCTGCCATAAAGCTAAGCTGCATACCAGGCCTATTTGAAGGCTTTGCAATAGCTTATGCATCTATAAAGATATTTGGATTTAGCTTTGTTCAAGGTGGGATTCTTGGTTTTATTATAGCAGCAGTTTCTCCAGCTGTTATTGTTCCTTCAATGCTTAATTTTATGGAGAGAGGGCTTGGTGAAAAGAAAGGTATACCTACCTTAATATTAGCAGGAGCTTCTATTGATGATGTTTTTGCTATTACAATTTTTTCTACATTTTTAGGAATATATAGTGGTTCGGAGATAAATATAGGGATAAGGCTTTTGAGTATTCCAGTATCTATTGTTTTAGGGATATTGATAGGAGTAGTAATAGGAATTTTTCTTGTAAAGTTATTTAAAAAATATTCTATTAGAGATACTAAAAAAGTACTTTATATTATTGGGTCGGGTATTCTTCTTACCACTTTTGAGAATATAATTAAATCTAAAATAGAGATAGCAGGGCTTCTGGGTGTTATGGCTATTGGTTTTATAATACTTGAAACTATTCCTCATGTGGGTAAAAGAATTGCTGTAAAGCTCAATAAGATTTGGGTATTTGCAGAGATATTATTATTTGTATTGGTAGGTGCGCAAGTAAATGTTGGATTGGCTCTAGACTCTGGTTCAAAAGGTATATTATTAATTGCTATAGGCTTGATTGCTAGAAGTATTGGAGTAGCATTATCTTTACTAAAAACCAATCTGAATATGAAGGAAAGACTGTTTTGTATCATAGCCTATATACCAAAAGCAACTGTTCAAGCAGCCATAGGAGCTATCCCTTTATCACTTGGTGTGGAGTCTGGTGATTTAATTTTATCTATAGCAGTTTTATCTATTGTTATAACTGCTCCTATTGGTGCAATAGGAATTAATTTAAGTGGAGAAAAACTATTGTCATAA
- a CDS encoding helix-turn-helix transcriptional regulator, which produces MLNGLKVRELRNRKGYTTLDIAKFTHISKSYIEELERGDKQNPAFKKQ; this is translated from the coding sequence ATGCTAAATGGTTTAAAAGTAAGAGAGCTAAGAAATAGAAAAGGATATACTACATTGGATATAGCAAAATTTACTCATATCTCAAAATCTTATATTGAAGAATTAGAGCGAGGTGACAAACAGAACCCCGCTTTTAAAAAACAATAA
- a CDS encoding 5' nucleotidase, NT5C type: MKRLNLCIDIDGTVTGAYDWLPRANDYFQTRVIPTDVTVYDIHQVLGVEREDYEKFYTIYGEKCHEENTIRDGGREVISNLFKKHNIHFVTAREERMRDVTTKWFANHRIPMHSLSLLGSHNKVGKANDLSCDIFIEDRYENAIQLAKAGFEVLLMDCHYNKGLLPSNVTRISTWFEIENIIEHLSSAQNNETKIA; encoded by the coding sequence ATGAAAAGATTAAACTTATGTATTGATATTGATGGAACTGTTACTGGTGCCTATGATTGGCTTCCTAGAGCTAATGATTATTTTCAAACTAGGGTAATACCTACAGATGTAACTGTATATGATATACATCAGGTCTTAGGAGTAGAACGAGAAGATTATGAAAAATTCTATACTATCTATGGAGAAAAATGCCATGAAGAAAATACCATAAGAGATGGCGGTAGAGAAGTCATTAGTAATTTATTTAAGAAACATAATATTCATTTTGTTACAGCAAGGGAAGAAAGAATGAGAGATGTAACCACTAAATGGTTTGCAAATCATAGAATTCCTATGCACTCATTGTCATTATTAGGTAGTCACAATAAAGTTGGTAAGGCAAATGATCTATCTTGTGATATTTTTATTGAAGATCGATATGAAAACGCTATCCAACTAGCTAAGGCAGGATTTGAAGTATTGCTAATGGATTGTCATTATAACAAAGGTCTTCTACCATCAAATGTTACTCGAATAAGCACTTGGTTTGAAATAGAAAACATCATAGAACATCTTTCGTCAGCACAAAATAATGAAACTAAAATTGCATAA